Part of the Osmerus eperlanus chromosome 22, fOsmEpe2.1, whole genome shotgun sequence genome, AAAACTGGATAGATGACTCAAACATACTTACTGTAGGTCTCATCCAGGAAACACCTCGGATTTTGTAGGAACTTGGTCCTAGTTTGTACCCAAAGCGGATGGGATGGCTTCGAAGGTTTCATCTCGAAAAAGCTGTCTGCACTCCAGGCAATTCCTTTTCAGTTCATTGTAGTCCTGTCCGAGATATTTTATGGCCTGAGCGTTTGTGCCAATTCCTTGGGCCCTTGCACGGTCGTGCTGGAGGGTTGCAGCAATTCCAGACATGGTCTTCACTTTCAATTCAGCAACCTTTTCTGCTCAACTGCTTGGACAACACGAGTGCCCTTTAATAGAGAAGTGAGGTGGGGTTTCTGTCTGATGAGTTGGTGTGTTCAACAGTTAAAgtctcgagtgtgtgtgttttctttctaGATTGGAAGGCAATATAATGAAAAATGTTTCTGACAAACAGGTCAAATTCACACATTTAATGTGTCGAACGATCGTGTGGGGACTCGAGGTCGCTGACCGGGGTGCTGGTCCCCCGGCAACAAATGTACTGTTACGCCTCGCTACGCCACCCAACTCTCGCACGGGGTCTCACGAATTTgtataggctacgtgtgcggagaacacacgcttggctacgagttagtccgaggctccctccctccctggaaaggaatctccgcacccaaccaaaccacggtgtcacagacgctcaccggggcctcctgacgcaaacctggagggatcttttatagcagcaaacgtttataggccctttttttggggcaaaacatcataatttatcgatcacttattcctatGGCTACGTTTCGCTCCCGGTTACCGCGCCCTTCCCACCCGATAACAAAAACGTTCAAGGGCCTTCCtccgcccttattccccccgttagtttatctgtgagacgcaacaccgcacctatcgagagagtatatgtgtctgagcagatgaacacttcaagaccctgtttcgcgtaaacaccagctgggcagttttcgtgcctaaatgactggtcgcgattcccggggaactcacctgagtatcggtgtggggcgctgagtggatcccttggtctcgagcggggggcgcacaaatgggcggtagagcaacgactgtcttttcaaatttttattggcagattattggaacagatacaaaagtgtaaaaaaggaaaagaaaaaggtaagcTAAAGCCTCCTTGATTAAGGCACGACAAAAGAAATAGGAAAACGCGGACCCTGGGTCACTAGTAAAACAGCAGCACAACTGACAGAAAAGAAAACTCTTTGCTAAAATAGGCACAGGCGGACACTCTACAGAAAAACAGGCTCAGGAACTAACAACCTCGACTACTCGACTCACGAAGTACAACTCTCAAAAagctttctctctacccccaactttcattcttatttcttttaacacgtgatggccctgtctagactttgacgcaggtatcggtctacacgtttcctgtattctccaaaaagttaaatgtggttccatctattcaagcatttcctaaccacatcctctgcatttatcatactgaaacactctgtcttaaacttttacacattagcaatactacatatctattttaagatgcacatctacaaagtttttttttaaattcaaaaaaggtaaaaaaggttctaaaacattttccagctatttcttaacactctttaaaatattatgcaagcactttcttaaaaaacatttgccaatgcacattctttctaataaaacacatgcgtatgttagaggtcaaaactcctcttaaaaacaccaaacttaaaattgcaaaacctttatatatgtatgcaagcatctacaactttttaatgcacaacttggatatacgtatgcacaaagtcaaacacatttgccaaaacgcacacttttcattattaagcattattcatttttttttttttttttattgtttctccaaagtccatcaaaacgaaTGCTCCTTCAGGGGCGTTCGACAATGATATATAGTACTCTCAAGAAATGTAGACATGAACAACAATCTATGGATAGTACAGTACAATACTTTTAAGGACAAACATCTAACATCTACTACGACTCTATGTACCTATATGATTCAGTCAAGCATCTGTATTGTTATAAAAATTAAATGTCGCAAAAGCAGGATAATATGGAATTCCATTCCATTGATTTGAATGTCCTCCTTCTTTAGTGCCTGTCTCCGCCCATTGATGATGTTCTCTAGAACTTCAGTTGAGAGCCAGACAAAGCCACTgaaatccacacaaacacacacagttttagcCACAAACCGACATCGATATTGAACTTTACACCAAATAATGAATAAACCTCAAATATGAATTACTTACATGAAGTATATTCAGCTCAATCTTCCCACTACCATTTGTGTCAAGTGTTTTGAACATTTCTTTtaaaaagaaagggagaaatCAACTTAATGGTCAATGGTAACTTCTACACCTACCTACATGTTTCACTAAGTGAGTATGAGATGAAATAGTTGCAACTAAACTTCCTGCACAGAAAATTACCAAGCACATGAGGTCATAACTTATCTTGATTAtcaaattctgaaaatgaaagtAAAATGTTTTCATCACAGGCTACTTTAAAGATTAAGAAGACACTGTTGGCAAACTTTGGTATGTTTTGCCAACAATCTATTGTTTTATATGCTGTACCAGTACCTAGGTGTGTCATTTTTGCTGTTTGTCAAGTGCAAACCCTGCAGATTTGACAAAATCTCATTTACATGTCACAGCCTGCCATCATGATACAACGTTTGTAGGCTAAAAATAAACCATTCACATCCTGCAAACTGGTACATGCACATTCACCAGTCCACCTGTTTGTGCAGGTATTATGAAACTACTCACTGTACAGCATTTCCAGTCGTATCAGGCAGCCCACAAAGCAGTCAAAGTCAATGGCATACTCAGCATTAGCATAGCGGGACACTATAACCTGGATCACATCACTATTGACCTGAAATCCTGCAATAAAATATGACAAACTAAATATTGACATGAAATTGTGACTGTGTCAGTGATCACTGAATAACATTAAGACATAGGCTAAATATCATCGCTTTGAATACAGAAAAGAACAGTGATGTTTAAAAtatagaaaaacaaacacatttcatgTACATGTCATAGAGAGCAAGACATTTCTTCATATGTAACTCAATTTGTTGCAACAATCAAGGTCACATTTGGAGTAAGCTTTTGTTTAGTCCCACAAATTTGATTTTGAATGAATTTAAAGTCTGATGgaaaggagggtggatggaaaaATACTTGACCATTCTCTTTTCCAGCACATAGTGGTTtgtattgagagagagagaaaaaactatTGATCGGAGAGAGGCCTGCTAATATGACAGTTTTCATGAAGTTTTAACTTGTTGTCTCATTTACTGTTGTGTATTGCATTTTACTGTAAATTGTTGTGTTGTTTGGTACAGTAAATGCTTTATtatagtgtgtgtttttggttgTAATCAAGAGGCCCAAGCACCTTGGTTTCAACTGGgtcaaaatatataaaaaatacagtAATGCAAATGTGTAGAAAGTAGGCCACCCCTTGTGGTGGCCTACTTGAACACACATTTGTAAGAACACTTTACTAGGATATGAAAATAACCCTCACCCGCCACAGTCAATGCCCCCCTCATCTCATGGGTGCTCATGGTGCCAGAATTGTCTGTGTCAACACTTTTGAAGATTTCCTAGAAAATtataacagaaatgtacagtTATCATGCACAGGTATACTATTTGTTAAGATTAGTTACAATTTTTGATTTGTGTTAATTACCATTTCATCATTAGTGTGAATTTCAGTATTAGCATTCTTTACAGTAGTAGTTGTATTGAAATATTAGTTATGCTGGACAATCCCTGCCATTACTCTTACCAGGTACTTCTGAATCTTTGTCCACAGAGCATGAAACTCAACCAAGCCCAATTTATGAGAACCATCCATCTAATTGATGTAATTCAGGAAGCGAAAACACTTTAACTCTGCAAACACTCATAAATACGGATCATATGTTTATACATATCTAAAATACATGTATACACATGtcatatatcatatatatatataatgtgtgtgtgtgcgtgtaaagaCACTGAATCAATATTTCTAAAATGTTAATATTTAAGGACGGATCGACTAAGCGTACAGTACATGTATCTACAGTCTGAATATGAATCTATGCACTGTGCTTGTGTAACGGGTGTGAAtccgtgaaactcactcctcaagtatataacaggccacccgcgtcaacgaagagatagcttttcgttggtgtagctggtagtggtcgcgcttggcaagtcagaggtggCATGTTCGAGCCCAGCGAGTGGCGAACATCGCCCCGTAGATCTTGTGACGGAGCGTGGCCACGTCTGTTAAATACCTGTCACattggtgccgtgacccggatcacTAGGTTAGCTATAGCTGACCTGCCGGAGTGAGTTTAGAGGGGTGAATGTAACGGGTATGAATCCGTAAAACACTCCTCAAGTatataacaggccacccgcgtcaacaaagagctagcttttcgttagcgtagctggtagtggtcacgCTTGGCAAGTTAGAGGTGGCGTGTTTGAGCCCAGCGAGTGGCGAACATCGGCCCGTAGTCCTTGTGACAGAGCAtggccacgtctgttacataccttTTACACTTGCAAGGAATGAATGGAAGCGATTGGAAATATCTTCTTCACAACGTACAAGTATATTAATGTACAATAGTATTTTTAAGATGCATATTTGGGTTGAGAAAAGGATACATCAAAGAGGCTGATAATGTGCCGGCAGGTCTCAAGGCTGAACCCATCAGTTTTCACATCAGATCCTGTAAAACAAAATGACACGCGTTACACTCTTAGCACAGTGAGGATGGTCATTTTAAATGTCTTACACTGATTAATTTAAAGGTAAGGATAATTTACTTACTGTGGGTGATTACTTTGTTCAAAATCTGTTGAAGCTCAAAGACAGAAATCTCGGCATCCTGTCATTGTGAAGGAAAAACACAAGGCATGAAGATTGACCTTTTTTATGTGTATTAAATTGATTTAACAATTCATGCACTGAAATAAAACATACGTTTCCAGCAATTTGCATGAAAAGATGTTTGAAGTGAGGATCCACATCACTCTCTGTGATTTTATGCTAAGAGGAAATACAGCAAATATTAGTGAAATCGTTTTAGCAACCTTGTGTTTGTACACATATGGATGTACAGTAAAACATTTTTCAATTATTTGAATATGTACGGTATGAGAAATGAATCCAACAATTTAGGTATCCATAGGAATTGTAATTTACCTCCTCAACCTCAACACTGATATCCTCTTCCATTGGACtgaaacataaataaataaaatgattaATTTAGCCGTACAACATTATGTATGTGAATACTTTCCATCCTCGTCTTAGTCAGCAGAATTTAACTTTTGTAATGAAATAAATCTATGTGTTTCAACTCAATAAAATTAGACGTGATTATTATATTGCATGTAACATTTTGGTGCAAAGGAAAACCCTAGCCCTACCTGGTGGCAGCCTGCTTCTCAGAAAACACACGGAGGATGAAACTGCCCTTGCGGTGTGGCTCAAAGGTGGATGGAATGATAACGTACTCCCCCGGGGGCAGCTTGAATCGTCCGCAGATCTCCCTAAGGTTGATGAAGGTGCTACTCATGGCCACAGGCCGCTGTCTCAGAAGCACGTCCGGGCCCAGGTGAATGTTGGAACGGCCCTTATACTACCAACGGACATGGGGAGGGGAGTGGCCAAACGTGTGGAAAACAATCTACTAAGCTTTCAAACATTTCTAAATGTTAAGCTTTCATAAGCGCTGTACACCATTGTGGTGGGTTATTTAGGAAGATGAATGCATTTACTGCAATATCAAGTTAAAACCTTTCCAGACAAAGACTGTTTGATAGCTTCTAGCTGTGATTCTTATGGCCTGTTATGAAACCTTCATTTTCATGTACATTACCTCATCTGGGACCTTgaatacaaacaaaacaaattacAAAACAAACTATTAGAATATTAACACACATATTTTATGTGGCACTGTTTTTCCCTATGCTGTGCTTTTTCTAGCAATACCTGGTAAATAGCAAAGCCAATGGTGTTGAGGTCTCGGCCAAATCTACGCTCTGTGCGTCCATCTTTCTGCATCAGACCCACCAGGAAGGTGCAACCATCCTCGCCATCATTAGGGTCCTCGTCCACATCCTCCAACTTGATGACAAACTGAAGGTTGGAGCAGAATGTGGCTGCGGAGTAATATGGTCAAAATGGGACATAAACATGGTTATCCGGACATTAAGCTACCATACATGGATTTAAAAAGACGATTGCGTTTAGGAAATAGTGCTACATAGCAATTTCCCCTAGAAATCTTAGCTAAGGATTTCCACACCCACATTTTTAAAGAGCATGATGTAACATAATTAAATTTACTCCAGGAATGAATGGCAAAACCTGTCTCTGGTGAAGGAGTAAATAAAATATTCCAGGCCTTTAAAATGTGAAAGCAACATACACAAATATAATTCTGGAAAATGGAAAAATGATTGTTGTTTTTAACACAGTTAAACCACAGTTAAAAACAGTTTCCAAAAGATTTAAGAAATATTGTCAGTGGAGACCTGGGTTGAGGATTTGAAAACTGAAAATAAGCATCCGATTAGCACCTGCATTGTTCCTGCACCCCCCAGCTGTGGAGCCCACTCTCCACACGCCGTCAAACTGGCAGTGGTTCCAGCGAGCCACCTCATCACTCGTTAGTGTGTCAGGTGTTAGGTTGCAGATCTCCAGCTTTGAGTACTGCAGCTGTAAGTCAGATAATGACATCCTGGATgtagacaagaagaagaaggtaTTTTAAAGGTAGGATCTGTGGTGAGACTTTTTCACTCGTGACCTGTTATGATAACTGGGTTGTTTTATGGTGATGTTGCCATGAGAGTGTCAAATCCTGTAATGTACAGACGGAAGTCTCATACCAAAactctccatcctcagcagagTAATCTAATCTTGCCTTTTCCTCTGGCCGTACCCCATCCCATTCTCTAGAGCTGAGATAAAACAAAAAAGAGTCaagtgaaatgtttattttgtaCCTGGGCCAGTTGCATAAAAATAGACCTAGTCTTCGTAACTTTAAGTCTGACTTGCCATAGACACTTAAATTTACCTGTTGCATAAACTTCACTATCAGTGACTAACGTAAGACTGACCTAGATAGCCTATTGCGCTTTGCATTATGGGTAAAATAATAGACTTTGTGAAAAAATAAAACTTGGCGGACAAAACATCGACACTTTACGGCGAAAGATTGATACATTTAAACCTGATGAATCAATAAAGTTATGAGTTATGTTGTCATCTACTCACTCGTTTAATAAAATGACATTTAGCGGAAAAGCAGAACCCAGTCAACATTTTCTGCAGTTACAATTAACAAACTTTCGTAATAAATTATGCTAAGATAATGAGGTAGTCTACTAACAGATCGTTGGCATAGCAACTCAGCCCTTACCACAAGGTTTaaccagggggagaggtggctaACTTTTTTTTACCTCAAATTAAGTCAGTCTTACTATTTATGCAACAGACAGGCTTAGTTAGACTAGTCTAACCTGACAATTTAAGACGGTCTAAGGCTAAGACTAGTCTTAgtttatgcaactggccccaGATGTTTGTACTGAAAGAACACTCCTTTTACCCCCAATTTAACTCCAGTTGGTATAACTGCCTTGAGTCTACAAAATAACTATTTAGTTGCTTACTTATCACTCCAGGGACCGGTCCACTCAACCTGACCCCAGGGGTTACGGATTCGAACCAGCTGCACCGGTGTACCATGCAGGTGGACCTTCATTCGACATGGCAACAGAACAGTTGGTGCTGTTTAACTGTCCCTCACTGTGTCATTGCCATTGTTAGCTAATGCACAGTGCCTTCAGAAAGTACAACCCTTCACTTCCTCGTTTCGTTGTGTTATAGACTCAAATTAATCGTGTTTTTCTATCAATGCTCACACAAAACCCCACAGTGACAGTTACAAATTTGCATTTGATTGACATCTTCAAACCTCTTCGCctaaggaagagggggatgggaCACATAAGATTTGCATTTGGACTGGGAGACTAGTTTAGTTTGGTTCTTTGGAGGAACACATACTGCTAGTTGAGAAGATGTCACCAAGCTGGTTTAGGCAGCAGGTCATGTCATCAGCTGACAATGTCACCTTGTGTAAAACAAATGGGCTCACGAGCCCTTCCCCTTTAAGCGAAACAAGCAGACAAGCAGAGACACCTgctacagagccacacaccctAAGACTGGGCCCTTTATCTTTCTACATGACAATAACAACCTGAAGCACACAGTGGCTTTGGAAAAATAGTGTCCTTGAATGACCCAGATCATCTGTGGAAAGACCTTAAGTTTGCAGTTCCCCAATGCTCCACATCTCACCGACAGAGCTAAATTATTACAAGGTATTGTTAGCAGATTGATAATATGTTGTAAATAAAGACAATAACACAGCAAAAACTGAAAAACTGAAGGGATGTAAATTTCCACTGTACACCCTCTTGAGATTACAGTTAACGTGCAAGCTAGTCATAACAACAACACGAATGAGATAACGTTTAAAAACCCTTTCATTGTGTAGCCCACCTAAATTGCACAGGGCCAAAATACTGTGATTTCTGTGATTCTCCATTCCCCTAGATGGCGCTGCTTCATGTTTATTGGCTAAGCCACTCTTTTTTAGCGCGGCTAAAGAAGATTAGCAatttattctttttttcttttctccttcgTCAAGTGCATCGTGAGATGAAGATAGTGAGATATAAATATAGTGAAACAGACCACTTAACATACGGGAGAAATAACTCTCAACATTTGTATTAGTTGGTAAAAGTTATTGTAGTTATTGTAAACTGAcgtttacatttttgtttttctttggaTGAGTTTAAGAATCTCCGGTGAGTACTGTACTACAGAAGGGAAATTTGCCATCGTGCCACTTTAAGTTGATTAAAACGAAATTATAATATACTGTGTATTCTTTATGTTACTTTGCTATTTCTGTTATGTCCCTTGACAATTTAAAAACCAATCGGAGATGATCGATGTGTTTCTTTGCTCATTTACCGTTGctcttaaagaatatattgtgcttagtaaagttatgtattgtgcttattaaagttatgtcttatgaacttagaagtgtgctcaggcttaaacattggggctcacactgagtgtgggaagcaggctgttctttgtgtctctatctcttcattttcagaaacaaccttgaaactggtggagatggcacccgagcaggtgggacgcaagaacaactccctgacgcacgagagaacaagctgaacccttttttatacttgtgtttcaattgcattgtatataatatgctggtatggaagcaaattgttaccaaaattcaaatgaaaatgcatttgcattttaagaatgtggctgcattatttgactcataaatgaaattagtaatcaatcatcctatttgcattttaattttcttcttcaagagtgctcaatctttcacttaattaaaatgaaaaagaaatagacatttgagatttaattttcaaaacatgccccagcaaatagataccaaaattcaatttgaaatgtaaaatttgaaaattaaccacaatttgaattgtggtcacgattttgcagccacgttcttaaaatgaaaatgcatttctggaaatgcatttgaatttgaattgtggtcacgattttgcagccacgttcttgaaaatgaaaatgcatttctgcaaatgcatttgaatttgaattgtggtcacgattttgcagccacgttcttaaaatgaaaatgcatttctggaaatgcatttgaatttgaattgtggtcacgattttgcagccacgttcttgaaaatgaaaatgcatttctggaaatgcatttgaatttgaattgtggtcacgattttgcagccacgttcttaaaatgaaaatgcatttctggaaatgcattttaattttcaaattttacatttcaaattgaattttggtatctatttgctggggcatgttttgaaaattaaatctcaaatgtctatttatttttcattttaattaagtgaaagattgagcactcttgaagaagaaaattaaaatgcaaataggatgattgattactaatttcatttatgagtcaaataatgcagccacattcttaatttgaattttggtaacaatttggtaacaatttgcttccatatgctggggcagggaaagatagccagttggacttcgtgaaccagcccaaactctgttgcgggtagggaaacgtagacaccagagctctgtacttgt contains:
- the capn8 gene encoding LOW QUALITY PROTEIN: calpain-8 (The sequence of the model RefSeq protein was modified relative to this genomic sequence to represent the inferred CDS: substituted 3 bases at 3 genomic stop codons) yields the protein MSNIANSLARRKTREDEGIGSNDKAIPFNKQDYESLRRDCLKSGTLFNDPTFPADWNSLGYNELGRYSSKTKGVVWKRPTELLSSPQFIVDGAQRTDICQGALGDCWLLAAIASLTLDKEILARVVPPGQSFTENYAGIFHFQFWQFGEWVDVVIDDRLPTREDKLLFVHSAEGTEFWSALLEKAYAKVNSSYEALSGGSTNEGFEDFTGGIAETYNLGKAPPYLFKIIQKALGLGSLLGCSIDASLLHYXNYLCAHSRSGLXYQQXTFWFCSCLLLPTITSASETEAVTRQKLVKGHAYSITAAEEVHLHGTPVQLVRIRNPWGQVEWTGPWSDNSREWDGVRPEEKARLDYSAEDGEFWMSLSDLQLQYSKLEICNLTPDTLTSDEVARWNHCQFDGVWRVGSTAGGCRNNAATFCSNLQFVIKLEDVDEDPNDGEDGCTFLVGLMQKDGRTERRFGRDLNTIGFAIYQVPDEYKGRSNIHLGPDVLLRQRPVAMSSTFINLREICGRFKLPPGEYVIIPSTFEPHRKGSFILRVFSEKQAATSPMEEDISVEVEEHKITESDVDPHFKHLFMQIAGNDAEISVFELQQILNKVITHRSDVKTDGFSLETCRHIISLFDMDGSHKLGLVEFHALWTKIQKYLEIFKSVDTDNSGTMSTHEMRGALTVAGFQVNSDVIQVIVSRYANAEYAIDFDCFVGCLIRLEMLYKMFKTLDTNGSGKIELNILHWLCLALN